In Malania oleifera isolate guangnan ecotype guangnan chromosome 8, ASM2987363v1, whole genome shotgun sequence, a single window of DNA contains:
- the LOC131161399 gene encoding L10-interacting MYB domain-containing protein-like isoform X2: MEIEASHQPKQERLRTRWTASLDKIFADLVVEQIQLGNRPNNVFDKKTWNHIRDKFNKQTDLNFNNNQLRKHLDVLRTRYYNLKSAFDQNEYAMDDSCCIGFDLWEDIGTQSRTETVKVKDCPIYDQLCTIFTEAGVDGRYAQSSHYEEIVSKPVGIDTAGLTPCPESETPRSNTPSCSRFVQGKASSAEKVNKNLAGRRKKRLSEANSFPGRGGRDEGINDAIAEAMLEMVAASKCRTAEAAQIDERYSITNCIRALDEIEGIDQGIYFTALDLFEEPDLREMFISLRNGEIRLKWLQEKCCSNSISAQVSV, encoded by the exons ATGGAGATTGAAGCCAGCCATCAGCCCAAACAAGAACGTCTAAGGACAAGATGGACAGCATCCCTCGATAAGATATTTGCAGACTTGGTTGTTGAGCAGATTCAACTGGGAAACCGACCAAACAATGTTTTTGACAAGAAAACATGGAATCATATACGTGATAAATTCAATAAGCAAACAGATCTCAACTTCAACAACAACCAGTTGAGGAAGCACCTGGATGTTCTGAGGACACGCTATTATAACCTGAAGTCTGCTTTCGATCAAAATGAATATGCAATGGATGATTCTTGTTGCATTGGATTTGACCTGTGGGAAGATATTGGG ACACAGTCAAGGACTGAAACAGTCAAAGTTAAGGACTGTCCCATATATGATCAGCTATGCACAATATTCACAGAAGCAGGAGTTGACGGAAGATATGCCCAATCGAGTCACTATGAGGAGATAGTCAGCAAACCTGTTGGAATTGATACTGCAGGGTTAACTCCATGCCCCGAGAGTGAAACCCCGAGGTCCAATACTCCATCTTGCTCAAGATTTGTACAAGGGAAAGCTTCTTCAGCAGAGAAGGTGAACAAGAACCTTGCTGGAAGGAGGAAGAAGCGCTTATCTGAGGCAAACTCTTTTCCTGGTAGAGGTGGCAGGGATGAAGGAATAAATGATGCTATAGCAGAAGCCATGTTAGAAATGGTTGCTGCTTCCAAGTGTAGAACAGCAGAGGCAGCGCAGATTGATGAGAGATATAGTATAACAAATTGCATTAGAGCATTGGATGAGATAGAAGGCATTGATCAAGGGATCTACTTTACTGCTTTGGACCTCTTCGAGGAACCAGACTTGAGGGAGATGTTCATTTCACTGAGAAATGGCGAGATACGGTTGAAATGGTTGCAGGAGAAATGCTGCAGCAACTCCATCTCAGCTCAAGTTAGTGTATGA
- the LOC131161399 gene encoding L10-interacting MYB domain-containing protein-like isoform X1, translating to MEIEASHQPKQERLRTRWTASLDKIFADLVVEQIQLGNRPNNVFDKKTWNHIRDKFNKQTDLNFNNNQLRKHLDVLRTRYYNLKSAFDQNEYAMDDSCCIGFDLWEDIGLQTQSRTETVKVKDCPIYDQLCTIFTEAGVDGRYAQSSHYEEIVSKPVGIDTAGLTPCPESETPRSNTPSCSRFVQGKASSAEKVNKNLAGRRKKRLSEANSFPGRGGRDEGINDAIAEAMLEMVAASKCRTAEAAQIDERYSITNCIRALDEIEGIDQGIYFTALDLFEEPDLREMFISLRNGEIRLKWLQEKCCSNSISAQVSV from the exons ATGGAGATTGAAGCCAGCCATCAGCCCAAACAAGAACGTCTAAGGACAAGATGGACAGCATCCCTCGATAAGATATTTGCAGACTTGGTTGTTGAGCAGATTCAACTGGGAAACCGACCAAACAATGTTTTTGACAAGAAAACATGGAATCATATACGTGATAAATTCAATAAGCAAACAGATCTCAACTTCAACAACAACCAGTTGAGGAAGCACCTGGATGTTCTGAGGACACGCTATTATAACCTGAAGTCTGCTTTCGATCAAAATGAATATGCAATGGATGATTCTTGTTGCATTGGATTTGACCTGTGGGAAGATATTGGG TTACAGACACAGTCAAGGACTGAAACAGTCAAAGTTAAGGACTGTCCCATATATGATCAGCTATGCACAATATTCACAGAAGCAGGAGTTGACGGAAGATATGCCCAATCGAGTCACTATGAGGAGATAGTCAGCAAACCTGTTGGAATTGATACTGCAGGGTTAACTCCATGCCCCGAGAGTGAAACCCCGAGGTCCAATACTCCATCTTGCTCAAGATTTGTACAAGGGAAAGCTTCTTCAGCAGAGAAGGTGAACAAGAACCTTGCTGGAAGGAGGAAGAAGCGCTTATCTGAGGCAAACTCTTTTCCTGGTAGAGGTGGCAGGGATGAAGGAATAAATGATGCTATAGCAGAAGCCATGTTAGAAATGGTTGCTGCTTCCAAGTGTAGAACAGCAGAGGCAGCGCAGATTGATGAGAGATATAGTATAACAAATTGCATTAGAGCATTGGATGAGATAGAAGGCATTGATCAAGGGATCTACTTTACTGCTTTGGACCTCTTCGAGGAACCAGACTTGAGGGAGATGTTCATTTCACTGAGAAATGGCGAGATACGGTTGAAATGGTTGCAGGAGAAATGCTGCAGCAACTCCATCTCAGCTCAAGTTAGTGTATGA
- the LOC131161400 gene encoding cytokinin riboside 5'-monophosphate phosphoribohydrolase LOG1-like: MESREPCVKSRFKRVCVFCGSSHGKNPGYQLAAVQLANQLVERNIDLVYGGGSIGLMGLVSQAVHNGGRHVLGVIPKTLMPREITGETVGEVRAVAGMHQRKAEMARQADAFIALPGGYGTLEELLEVITWAQLGIHEKPVGLLNVEGYYNSLLCFIDKAVDEGFIAPAARHIIVSAPTAHELFSKLEDYVPVHCGVAPKLSWEMEQQLGYSTGVKSNIAR, translated from the exons ATGGAAAGCCGTGAGCCTTGCGTGAAATCGAGATTCAAAAGAGTTTGTGTTTTCTGCGGTAGCAGCCATGGCAAGAACCCCGGTTACCAGCTCGCCGCCGTCCAGCTCGCCAACCAACTT GTTGAGAGGAACATAGACTTGGTTTATGGTGGAGGGAGCATTGGCCTGATGGGACTGGTCTCCCAAGCTGTCCATAATGGTGGCCGCCACGTTTTAGG AGTGATTCCCAAGACTCTTATGCCAAGAGAG ATTACGGGGGAGACGGTCGGGGAAGTAAGAGCCGTGGCGGGCATGCATCAGCGCAAAGCCGAGATGGCTCGCCAGGCCGATGCTTTTATCGCCTTGCCAG gCGGCTATGGAACCTTGGAGGAGCTCCTGGAAGTCATCACTTGGGCTCAGCTGGGCATCCATGAAAagcct GTGGGACTACTGAACGTTGAAGGGTACTACAACTCTCTCTTGTGCTTCATAGACAAGGCGGTGGACGAAGGGTTCATAGCTCCCGCTGCCCGCCACATTATTGTCTCTGCCCCAACTGCCCACGAGCTCTTCTCCAAACTTGAG GATTACGTGCCGGTGCATTGCGGGGTGGCGCCCAAGCTCAGCTGGGAGATGGAGCAGCAGCTGGGATACAGTACCGGAGTTAAGTCAAACATCGCCCGTTGA